The Cydia amplana chromosome 10, ilCydAmpl1.1, whole genome shotgun sequence DNA window CCAGCCAAGGCGCCCACGCCTATAGCCAAACCAGCCACGCCTGTAGCCAAGCCAGCCACGCCTGTAGCCAAGCCAGCCAAGCCAACAGCCCCCAAGAACCCGCACAAGAAACAGAAGACCAAGCCCGTTGAGTACGGACCGAGCTTGCCTAGCAACCAGAACTATACTGTGCCGATTGGGCCGGAGCTGCCCCCAGGAATGGTGGTTGAACCGGTGCTGGATGATAAGGTAATGTTATTGTGGATTTAGAAGTAGGGCAAGTATAGGACATTTGAATATGTACTTTGCTCTGACGTAGTCAGAATGGAAAAGAATCGCTCCTTCTGCACTACCGACCTTCTGTAAGTGGTGTAAGTATGTATACAAAGGCAAGATACATTGCTATGAAGATATTTCTCCTTTCACTCTTGCACTGCTTTTTCCAACAAAGCAAAAATCACAAGcaaaatgtgtaaaaaaaactttaataacgACGAACATAAGCATAATGTCTGTTTGGATTGGGGATTCGACAGAACTTTTATACTTGACTATGTGGTAGCAAAATTTGGGTCACTTTTTGtccttaaaaatgtaatttcttGAATTAAACTAGATACAAAACACCAATGATGAAAAAGAAAACTGAAATTGCTAAAAAATAACAACTTTATATCATTGAACACCTATGTattaaattttttcattgtatCATTACTATAATAAGTactgtagtagtagtaggaACTCCTCCAAGTTCCTCAACATTTCCCCTCGTGTTGTCAAGGTAATTTAACTCTACTTTGGGGTTTTCAATGAAATGAGTATGTTATAAGCACTATGATGGTTAAAGTTTTCAATCTGAGGTGTTAGGGGTCTGTGATGAGGTGCCCGTTAGAGTCTCCAAGTGTATGCACTGTTGAGATTCACGAGCTGCTGAGAACATTTTCTGTATCTAGATTATCTAGAGATCTATCTAGTTATTATAACTATGGGGTTTATAAAACTAAATTCCAAAGAAAGATCAGCAAAGATTTTTGttgttgtatgtaaattcctTGAAAGTACACCAATAAGGTTtcttaataatattttctttttcaattgttttagaCACAAGCAAAGACACCGCCTTTAGTAGAAAATGATGATAGCTTAGAggaaaaaacattatttatgaGATTAAAGGAAAAAGCCAAATTACTAGAAAAACTTGGTGGAGAAATACCAACAGAATTGCAGAAAATGATTAAAGATGATACAAAAGTCGCATCTCCTAAATTTGTGGATGAAACTAGCAGAGACAGCAAAATTGACAATATTGATGATTTGTTAGATGAGATTGAAAAGAAAGAGTTGCCAAAAGTTAAGTCTAAGAAGACCGATCTGTTTGGTGAAGATTCCAATAGTGGTAAAAATACGCCTGTAGGTACTCCTCCTAGAGAAGTGAAACCACTATTCCCAAGTAGCAAAGCTATAGAAGAAACaccaccactaccaccagttccTGCTGCTACTGTATTTGAAAATGGTGTAGAAAAACCAGAAGTACCAGAAAAGAAAGTTAACCTATACTTGGCAGACACAGTGGTAAAAGAAAACCGCAAAAAGCTAAGAATTGATAATTCAATCCTTCCCGAGAGAAAGAAAACCGAAGTCCCAGCTTATACAACAAAATATTCACAATATATAGAAGGGTTCTCAAGCGAGAGAACAGGATTAGGTTTTAAAGAAGATGGCATTGAGAGTCCAAAAGTGGCGACTGTTAGTTACGGTAACGGTTTGTCGTTTACTAAAGGGGAAGTTCTGAATGAAGATACGCGGGATGAAGATTTGGATGCGATGTCTGATTTGGTGGAAGCCAAGTTGAAGTTTCTGAACGAGGTGCAGCCGTGTCAGGTGCCTCCCGTGCAGGAGATGTTGATACAATGGCAGGTCAGTAgcttttatttcaatttagtGTTTGTGAAAAAACTGCTCTTTGGCGTATCTTATTTTCCTGATAAAACTAGATTTTATTTTGTGCTTAGTGCACGTAACCACGTTTGTCTATAATGAATTCTATTCGTAAATTCAAATGGTCACGAATTCATACCAAATTCATGCCGTCTATGTTAattgtgttgtttatttgaTTCTGTCGAAATTATGCATATGAGAAGGAGGTCCCATAATAGGGCCCTGTGGTACTCTGAgctgtatatttattattttagtttcgTTGGGGTCATTAagatttagtttgatttgaattTACAAAAGTGTTTAAATAACCTAACAGACGTATAAACATGATTCAGTTCAGGGCTAAAATCATTCAATTGCACTTCGTCCTAGCTCGAGTCATGCTTTACACAATAAAATGCTTTGGAGAGATTGACAAAATAATCTTTAGTAGACTCAAATTATGTAAAGGTAATTTCTATCAAATGACGTATTTTCTTCGAttaacacgggcttccgacacgtcgaaagggataggcccaagcgatatcttgacattcaaatcattctgccatttttcgcgggggggaacgtgcacacagtcgcacttctcacacacttacgtacaaaatccaatctgtaatgacgacacaaatacatagaaaatgacaccctacacagacaaatcttgcacacctcgatctgtttttgtgtacggacgaattacaagtgtcacaacacgcacactaacacatttccgtcaaagaattttattgttttctgagagatgagaagtcggatttgtcgctcgaccgatccgcaatttgtactgggcgagcaaaatcgataaatccagcaattacatgagactaaaatataataattgtgtttaaatgtaattaaacgtatgacatgtaaaaaaaatattacatgtgaaatgtaacaccttctttttgtaaatttgacgtccccgacctctttatacaacaaaaaaccgagcaattaggcattttttctgctgccgtgttcactcgcgcgtctagactcggtctagttaaaaatccgagcgcaactagttttattacccgcgctagatcagttgatcttgtacctaggcagaggggaaacagtgcgaatgccgcatcccttccgtgttgatcgaagcgtATTTCACACGTGTGTGATAATTTATCATTGTAAATGTCGTTACGGGTGGTTTGTGTGGTATGTAGACGCTGGTGTCGGCGTTTCGCGGCGGCGCGCTGTCGGCGCCGTACTGGCGGCGCTGGGTGCGCGCCGGCGCGCGCGCGCTGCGCCGCCTCGAgcagcgcgccgcgccgcccggcTGGACCGCCAGCTTCCAGAGGTACGATATCTCCCGAGGACTATACAGGTGCTGCGCCGGACTTACACTGGCTCGATAGTGCGAGTTGAGTCGGAATACTCGAGGGTTCaggcacaaaatagatacagtatagtttcagtattcagtatattcagtatatttattgcatcttcATGTTGTTTTTACAAGGTGTTAAGGTATTTCATTTCTGgatcaaacatgaaccctgttagggcataGCAATCTTATAACTATATCTTATATCTAATAATTTACATGATACTACTAttcttgaataaaaaaaaaaaaaaaattaacatataacattaaaatttggtgcaaataatattaatttgattaaaagtttaataagtaattacaaaaatgtataaatataaaagtctAATTGTGAAATATgcgtcaaaatattgacttacaatatttaatatagttcatgaaaaacattcaaattaattagaattatacatttagattatagtttgtagcagggatgttgcgaacatccgcatccgcaaccgcggaacttccgcattattttcaacatccgcatctgcatccgcatccgcataaaatcgatgcggagcttatgcggatgcggatgtcgaacaagtcggtaaaggaacgtcttagcggcggcgtaagtgttaggtaatttcgtcattacctataacgaaatcgtctcgatccagaaaagtcggcgaagttactgtttattaaatataacgcacctatatccttgctcaaatactaaacaatttttttttaataaaaaaatacaaaaaatgtaatatttgacgttttctaagtacctaatcttgacatccgcatccgcatccgcggatgtgagtctTTAAatgtccgcatccgcatccgcatccacggatgtcaaaaaatctgcatccgcaacatccctggtttgtagctttctaatagaccccgaaggctaatcctattgtctattgttaactaaaaccgctcgtgccacgtgccacaaccgcctgcataaaaaatcggtacttcggttactgagtgccggcgagtcgaacgctacggaaccagtctaaaatgtgtcatcaagATGCGTAAcgaaggcgcgttatcggagagcgcacctacactggttttttgagcgttggactagcccgcgctcgggtgccaaatagaatattaggacccttttttgcaggtaagtagcacgtgcggttttactgaacgatagacaataggataagccttcgggctctactagaaagctacaaattatacagaagtcaatcacatgtatgtacttcacttttcatacctacgctcggcggtcgcgctagggttgtcaactatgatttatgcacaaaaaactatcgtggtagtggcactcgtatctagtagtggccggggcggggtgcttacctacctacctaactgttctgtttaacgttaaaacgaaccttcgaaatacaagcagatacctacttacctctctgaaaccactggtagcttaaaaaacgacaattcaccgtttaatgttgaatttaaacaaccgtccactgaacagttgtaataacttttttttttgtttctccattattgcacaaaaaagttgacagacgcgtgtctcaagcggttgacactcgcgctcgcactggtcccaaccggtccgagatatcgtgtccgtgagcagtgtctatgtgtgcgttgctcgagcgcacttgtatgtagattgatttctgtactgtatctattttgtgcttATAGTGCGAGACAGATTTACATGTTGGCATGTCACGTTGGATAAACGCAacatacttatatgtattttaaatcaCAATTTAATATGAGCAGTTCTTAGACAGAAAGAAAGTTTATTGACATACagttattgaaaagtgagtGCCTCAATTACGACACATTCGTGTTACACTTTTTTGGATTACAGtagataacatttatttttgtatttatttatatgaatgaCATAATACTATTTTTCCATGCTTATCTACATCAAATATAGCAATAATTTAGTCGAGCACTCGTCTGCCAAAAATTCtaaaatcaaaattttaatCGACAAATCAGTTGAGACACCTAACCAGCACCTAATATAATGTAgttgtgtacctacttatttagtgAATTGCATTAGTCTATTATACCAGAGACACAAACCAACTACCTACTCAAGTTTATTGCCCATATCATTTGACAGCTATGAGCCACCATTGTCTGTCTTGTAACTATTTAAGTTGAGTTTACATAATCCTAAAAACTTGATTTGTAACTACAAAATATCCCAATTATAACACCTTCCCTACACAGTTTAAAGACAGCGTGATAGCCAAGTTctcaattataattatttgtgtaaAACTGTCTTGCGTTGTAAGCGTGCAGTAAAATCAAAGTGACGAACTATTGGTGATAATCGAAAACTTTAGTGTTCGCCGTGAATAAAATTGCGCTGTGCGTTGCATTTGACAGATTTTTGTTTAGTGAAACAACGTTATTAAATACAACGCACAACGCAATCACTACTGTTTTTTTTACAGCGAGTACTTAACTTGTGTGGGTTTATAAGATTGATGCGATGAAGACtagcattttttaaattacttatattttttcttttaatcctaattgtttttattatattttattcgtTGGAAAACAACTAGGACCTTTTGAATACCTAGGTAATCCTAGGTATAAAACGATAATTCGTTTTTGTAAATAACACGTACGAAAGCGATAGCTattataatagggatgttgacaattttttggaactggtttcattttgtcacGTAATAATTaccgaaaaaaatattaaaataaattctttatatggcaattttttttcctatcaaataagctgtcagtttcaagctgtcatttaatttcatagtaattttattgccaggtgttaatttttttaaagccttaacacactaccgcataggacagcgaccttctttctcgctctaacttatagctgcgtccttaacgcaccaccttacacactatcgattcgtgcgccgcaccgcaccaagatcgcgtttcggtacgataatctgtagacacttaggcaggttttataacttgtctttggtgattccactgtgattacgtcacgcgctccgattggcgtttgcagtcacgtgatactgagcattttttttaaataatttataataataatacttttgattatttttaattaatttattacgcatttacacttgcaaaatatgattttccgcgttctaatattccctgctatggtaaaaacataacatgttatatattcgcgattcatgtcaacatccctattgggtATATAATTTCAGAAAACTGTATATGTCCTacacaaaatttgaatttacaaTGGTAAAACGCCGATATTTTGTAAAGCCACATAGCGTTATATTCTCTAATACAGCGAAACATacagaaacaaatatttttccagcaaaatctttattcaatttcaatttacatATCGCGAAATGCAACGCGCAGCGCATACTTATtcgtccaaaaaaatattgggtGCCACTATACAAGTTCTTAATTGGGACCGTAATGTTGGTGTACACTTACTACGAGATTGTTAGTTCTTCTAGCGTGTATTTCATTTGTATACATGTTTTTATTGTAATTCGCctttatgtaatattttacacCGATTGATCAAAGTGTTGATTCTCTATACGTATGAACACGACGTACTTTGCTTATGCTTACATCAGTGCATAttaaacatattatgtatacatGAAAGTAAAGGTATAATGCTTAagtaaaacaaattatttgtttataacTTTCCAAGTATAAAAGTTATATTTCGAAACATATTAAATtgtatatagtttttttttatttcctcttAACAATCTGTGATCAATGTCTGTGATAACTTGTTAATAAAATGCTTAATTAAATTCAAAgcgtttattttaaagtaacccTAAAATTAGgaatttattgtttatattttaggtaatttaaattactttacattattatattataatataacatctTGGGCCCATTTCATAAAGCTTTGCAAAAACAAGTAGATTAATTAAATACTATAAATTAAAAGCTTTGACACTGGCACATGTAACTTTTGTAAAGTTTGGTGACATAGGGCATttgtcatatacatattatgttgtAACATAATctaacaataacattaaataaaaaaagaagtgACCTGAAGACAGAAGTCTATGAAAACTCAAGACAGGACGAGTCAAGACTTCGCGCCGAGGATTCGGGTGAGAAAAATGACGTAActtactaatttgtattttcaaGATAATGCACTTTGATCTATTTCAGAAGCTGACAGCTTGGCTAGCCACCTTGGCATCTGCCTGGGTCATCACAATCGTATACGGGCGCCTTCGATATTTCAACTTTTAACGGAGAATCCTTAAATGGAATAACTTGTGAATCTACTTTTAGAAATATCTTGACTAGATATTTAGTTGGGTTTAACATTTTATCTAGCAATAACCCGTATTATGTAGGAAACCAAGTCAAGTGCATTATTGAATAAAAATACTATTAGTTTATACAAAGAAACAAGAAACTTTGAAACATAACCTAAAAACTGTAAGTCTAAAGCTGTTCCATTTAAGTTCGATTCCCGATTAAAGTTTTATAACTAAGGCACCCTAAATGAATCGCCAACATCTTCAAAGGACCGGAAACGACACTATGTCGTGAATTGTAGCAGAATATTTTCTGAAATCACGACATAGTATCGCGAGTTGCGAATTAGGAAATAAGCAAAGGATCAAGGGATTAAGTATACGGTTTTCTTTTGACTGAGTTGCTTAATTTTAAGTGTTGCCTGTAGTCTTTGGGAATTTAAAGTGCGGAGTGTCGGTTTATCTGAAATAATATGTAATCAAGATATTAAACTAATTTGATCATTCAGAAAACCAATTTACAATACGAATTttagaattaataaaaatattaaattgtaaaacgtATAAAACAGgaactacctacatatatattacCTAATTAACAATGAAATGACTGACTGCAGTTTTT harbors:
- the LOC134651726 gene encoding formin-binding protein 4-like — translated: MSKTNPLVGLIGYGDSDESDDDVPSRAAEKTFRAQPPEPSAAGHELNAGVHPAPIPHCAWSACYDESSGFTYYWNQHTNAVTWEAPQEYLMALKLAQHQLHASGSAEVSAEEWQLYQQTLAEKQTQAKSKKPDQAKPKTVVKNGAKRKPGSDDEQETIELITSYHNSDSESNDEDTPAKAPTPIAKPATPVAKPATPVAKPAKPTAPKNPHKKQKTKPVEYGPSLPSNQNYTVPIGPELPPGMVVEPVLDDKTQAKTPPLVENDDSLEEKTLFMRLKEKAKLLEKLGGEIPTELQKMIKDDTKVASPKFVDETSRDSKIDNIDDLLDEIEKKELPKVKSKKTDLFGEDSNSGKNTPVGTPPREVKPLFPSSKAIEETPPLPPVPAATVFENGVEKPEVPEKKVNLYLADTVVKENRKKLRIDNSILPERKKTEVPAYTTKYSQYIEGFSSERTGLGFKEDGIESPKVATVSYGNGLSFTKGEVLNEDTRDEDLDAMSDLVEAKLKFLNEVQPCQVPPVQEMLIQWQTLVSAFRGGALSAPYWRRWVRAGARALRRLEQRAAPPGWTASFQRSEGRYRYRREADGFTQWEYPAAETMDMEICTTPPPEEPKEPVQPPLPPAPPPAPPAPPAAPAAPARVATPPPPAWRDPPPPGTDDPPPPPPPLPPEPKKEIGDELLSFYSDIAELEKSTPPTTGPASPELPPLPKEPAELKESKEKETKTSKKKSKVKISSSIGLKHKTVSNMVAKWQQVADEIHSD